A window of the Lactuca sativa cultivar Salinas chromosome 5, Lsat_Salinas_v11, whole genome shotgun sequence genome harbors these coding sequences:
- the LOC111890775 gene encoding vacuolar cation/proton exchanger 3, with protein MQLNESEIMDSRETEPEPWLLENGTVKRLTRESRNGLGHNRTAHNLSSSSLRKKSDLSLISTLPSSSLRNFLGNLQEVILGTKLSLLFLAVPLAVAAHYFRLSQAWIFSLSLLGLIPLAERVSFLTEQISFYTGATVGGLLNATCGNATELIISIFALIQHKVDIVKYSLLGSILSNLLLVLGSSLLFGGITNLSRDQKFDRKQSDVNISLLLLSLLCNAIPLLYKHAVSPVDLVTVTKATLNLSRATSIIMLLAYFAYLSFQLWTHNHIFEPQEDEAKDDKVIGLWSGIFWLIGMTAVIALLSEYLVDTIEAASNSWGMPLSFTSIILLPIVGNAAEHAGAVIFALKNKLDITLGVALGSATQIAVFVVPLSVIVAWIIGVNMDLDFSLLQTGSLSLAILVTAFTLQDGTSHYLKGVVLLLCYIVIGASFFITDFPNEDMDNNMGVGLESSKR; from the exons ATGCAACTAAACGAAAGTGAAATAATGGATTCCCGGGAGACGGAACCGGAACCATGGTTGCTCGAAAACGGCACCGTCAAGCGGCTAACCAGAGAGTCCAGAAACGGCCTTGGACATAATCGGACTGCTCACAACCTGTCCTCCTCCTCCCTTCGTAAAAAGTCCGATTTGTCCCTCATCTCCACACTTCCTTCCTCATCTCTCAGGAATTTCCTTGGCAACCTCCAGGAGGTCATTTTGGGAACTAAATTATCACTTCTTTTTCTCGCCGTCCCACTCGCCGTCGCCGCTCATTACTTCCGGTTGTCACAG GCATGGATTTTTTCGTTGAGTTTACTTGGATTGATTCCGCTTGCAGAGCGTGTTAGTTTTCTAACGGA ACAAATATCATTCTATACCGGCGCAACAG TGGGAGGGCTATTAAATGCAACATGTGGAAATGCAACGGAACTTATCATATCAATATTTGCATTAATACAACACAAAGTGGATATTGTCAAATACTCTCTTTTGGGTTCCATCCTATCCAACTTACTTCTCGTTCTTGGATCCTCTCTCCTTTTCGGTGGCATCACAAATCTTTCAAGGGACCAAAAATTTGATAGG AAACAATCAGATGTGAATATATCTCTACTACTTCTATCTTTACTTTGCAATGCAATTCCCTTGCTATATAAACATGCTGTTTCACCTGTTGATTTGGTAACTGTGACAAAAGCAACATTAAATTTGTCAAGAGCCACTAGCATTATCATGCTCCTTGCTTACTTCGCTTACCTTTCCTTTCAACTATGGACTCACAACCATATCTTTGAACCACAAGAG GATGAGGCCAAGGATGACAAGGTGATTGGGCTTTGGAGTGGCATATTTTGGCTAATTGGAATGACGGCCGTTATCGCATTGTTGTCTGAATATTTAGTTGACACTATTGAG GCGGCATCAAATTCATGGGGAATGCCATTGAGCTTCACTAGCATCATTTTGCTACCAATTGTGGGAAATGCAGCTGAGCATGCTGGAGCTGTCATCTTTGCTTTGAAGAACAAGCtg GATATAACTCTCGGCGTGGCACTTGGTTCCGCAACTCAAATTGCTGTTTTTGTG GTCCCACTGAGTGTAATTGTTGCATGGATAATTGGTGTGAACATGGATCTTGATTTTAGTCTTCTTCAAACCGGATCACTTTCTCTAGCAATTTTAGTCACAGCCTTCACGTTGCAG GATGGGACTTCTCACTACCTTAAAGGGGTGGTTCTGTTGTTGTGCTACATAGTTATCGGGGCAAGTTTTTTCATCACCGATTTCCCTAATG AGGACATGGATAACAATATGGGTGTGGGACTTGAATCATCAAAACGATAA